A stretch of DNA from Mesorhizobium onobrychidis:
ATCCGCAATGCCGTGTCATCGGTGTCGAAGGGCTGCGGGTCGCCGATTCCTCGATCTTCCCGCGCGTCACCAACGGCAATCTCAACGCGCCTTCGATTATGACCGGCGAGAAGGCCGCCGACCACATTCTCGGCCGCACGCCGCTGGCGCCGTCCAACCAGGAACCATGGATCAATCCGCGCTGGCAGGCATCGGACAGATAAGCCATGATCTGACGGACTGTCCGCCCGCCGGTCCCGGCGAAGACAATTTTGGAGAAGCTCCCATGCGCGCCCAGCCAAAGGCATCGCACTATGTCAACGGACGCTACATCGACGACGAGCAGGGTGCGCCGCTGCCGGTCATCTATCCGGCAACCGGCGAGACCATCGCGATGCTGCGTTCGGCGACGCCGAACGTGCTGGAACTGGCGATCGAAGCAGCGCGTGCAGCACAACCGGCCTGGGCGCGGCTGAAGCCGGTCGAGCGCGGACGCATCCTGCGCCGCGCCGCCGATATCTTGAGCGCGCGCAACGCCGACCTGGCGCGCATCGAGACGCTGGATACCGGTAAGGCGATCCAGGAGACGCTTGTGGCGGATGCGCCATCGGCAGCCGACTGCCTCGAATATTTCGGCGGCGCGGTCGCTGCCTATAATGGCGAGTCCATCGATCTCGGCGGACCCTTCGCCTATACAAGGCGGGAGGCGCTCGGCGTCTGCGTCGGCATCGGCGCGTGGAACTATCCGATCCAGATCGCCGGCTGGAAATCGGCACCCGCACTCGCCATGGGCAACGCCATGGTCTTCAAGCCGTCGGAGAACACGCCGCTGTCGGCGCTGGCGCTCGCCGAAATCTATACCGAAGCCGGCCTGCCCGATGGGCTGTTCAACGTGGTGCAAGGCTATGGCGATGTCGGCGCCGGCCTCGTCGGGCACGATGTCGTCGCCAAAGTCTCGGTGACGGGCTCGGTGCCGACAGGCCGCAAGGTGCTGTCGCTCGCCGGCTCGAAAATGAAGCATGCCACCATGGAACTCGGCGGCAAGTCGCCGCTGATCGTTTTCGACGACGCCGATCTCGAAAACGCCATTGGCGGCGCCATGCTCGGCAATTTCTATGCGACCGGCCAGATCTGCTCCAACGGCACGCGCGTCTTCGTGCAGAAGGGCATCCACGACCGTTTCGTCGAACGCCTGACTGAGCGGACCAAGAAGATCCGGATCGGCGATCCGCTCGACCAGGAAACGCAGATGGGGCCGCTTGTCTCCAAGGCCCAGCACGAAAAGGTAATCGGCTATATCGAGGCCGGCAAGCAGGATGGCGCTGTGCTCGCCTGCGGCGGCAACGTGCCTTCGCTGCAGGGTTTCCAGGGCGGCTTCTTCATCGAGCCGACGGTCTTCACCGGCGTCACCGACACGATGCGCATCGCCCGCGAGGAGATTTTCGGGCCGGTGATGAGCGTGCTGAAATTCGACGATGAGGACGAGGTGATCGACCGCGCCAACGATACCGAATTCGGCCTTGCCGCCGGCGTGTTCACGCGCGACCTGCCGCGCGCCCACCGCGTCATCGCCGCGCTGCAGGCCGGCACCTGCTGGATCAACGCCTACAATCTGACGCCCGTCGAGATCCCCTTCGGCGGCTTCAAGCAGTCGGGAATCGGGCGGGAAAACTCGCTTGCTGCACTGGCGCTCTATTCGCAGTTGAAGTCGGTCTACGTCGAGACCGGCGACGTGGCGAGCCCGTACTGAGGCTCGCGGCTACTGCTGGTCAGCCGCTGTATTTGCCTGACTGGAAATCCGGTCGGATGCAAGCTCGATGAATGCCTTGATGAGGGGCGAAAGATGCCGGCTGCTCGGATATAGGACATGCAGCCCGCCGACCGGCGTCGTGTAGTTCCGGAGAACGCGGCTCAGCCGCTGCCCATTGATGAGGGGCTCGGCGATGCTGTGCGGCAATTGGGCGATGCCGAAGCCTGCGAGCGTGGCCGCAACGACCGCCTGCATTTCATTCGCGGCGAAGCGCCCGGCCACCGTGACCGTTTCCTGACCGTGTGGCCCGTCCAGCACCCAATGGGTGCCCGAGGTCGAAGGGCCTGCGATGACGCACTGGTGGTGCGCGAGATCCGCCAGGCGTTCCGGCATCCCGTGCCTTGCGAGATAGTCCGGGCTGGCGCAGAGCAGCCTGTGCGTGGAACCGAGTTTGCGGGCAATCAGCGTCGAATCCTGAAGGATGCCGGTTCGGAAGGCGAGATC
This window harbors:
- the betB gene encoding betaine-aldehyde dehydrogenase → MRAQPKASHYVNGRYIDDEQGAPLPVIYPATGETIAMLRSATPNVLELAIEAARAAQPAWARLKPVERGRILRRAADILSARNADLARIETLDTGKAIQETLVADAPSAADCLEYFGGAVAAYNGESIDLGGPFAYTRREALGVCVGIGAWNYPIQIAGWKSAPALAMGNAMVFKPSENTPLSALALAEIYTEAGLPDGLFNVVQGYGDVGAGLVGHDVVAKVSVTGSVPTGRKVLSLAGSKMKHATMELGGKSPLIVFDDADLENAIGGAMLGNFYATGQICSNGTRVFVQKGIHDRFVERLTERTKKIRIGDPLDQETQMGPLVSKAQHEKVIGYIEAGKQDGAVLACGGNVPSLQGFQGGFFIEPTVFTGVTDTMRIAREEIFGPVMSVLKFDDEDEVIDRANDTEFGLAAGVFTRDLPRAHRVIAALQAGTCWINAYNLTPVEIPFGGFKQSGIGRENSLAALALYSQLKSVYVETGDVASPY
- a CDS encoding LysR family transcriptional regulator encodes the protein MLDLNDIVVFARVVEAGSFTAAARLLAMPKTTVSRRVATLEREVGIRLLQRTTRSLNVTDAGRLYYEQSSQALRTIEEANLRLAEARAEPSGTIRVSAPVGFGGYFLTQAVVDFLAMYPKTKVELRLTDDKLNLVEDGIDLAFRTGILQDSTLIARKLGSTHRLLCASPDYLARHGMPERLADLAHHQCVIAGPSTSGTHWVLDGPHGQETVTVAGRFAANEMQAVVAATLAGFGIAQLPHSIAEPLINGQRLSRVLRNYTTPVGGLHVLYPSSRHLSPLIKAFIELASDRISSQANTAADQQ